The Carassius auratus strain Wakin unplaced genomic scaffold, ASM336829v1 scaf_tig00001591, whole genome shotgun sequence genome includes a window with the following:
- the hipk1b gene encoding homeodomain-interacting protein kinase 1 isoform X1, with amino-acid sequence MASQLQVFSPPSVSSSAFCRVKKMKVESCAWDASNEAYSSVGQYSFNPAAGIPFGSSGLVLPPASRGQVVVRAADSTGSLPRGSSRRTSHNIHHSESHSSRGHRYGMKRKHEEVESSGGGSGSGSVQILEELSAPAFSARTGGAGTTAQSIPHSAPTTKSSSSNGEGDYQLVQHEILCSVSNSYEVLEFLGRGTFGQVAKCWKRGTSEIVAIKILKNHPSYARQGQIEVSILNRLSAENADEFNFVRSYECFQHKGHTCLVFEMLEQNLYDFLKHSKFSPLPLRHIRPILQQVATALMKLKSLGLIHADLKPENIMLVDPIRQPYRVKVIDFGSASHVSKASCSTYLQSRYYRAPEIILGLPFCEAIDMWSLGCVIAELFLGWPLYPGASEYDQIRYISQTQGLPPEYLLSAGTKTSRFFNKGPDSSYPLWRLKTPSEHEAEMGVKSKEARKYIFNCLDDMMQVNLPTHLEGTDMLAEKADRRELIDLLKRMLRLDADKRITPTKTLAHPFVTMSHLLNFPHSSHVKSCFQNMDICKRRNSSFDSGKSLFAANAVPGAAGNLTVTFSSQLNQHSQVPSAGGAVPLLNYQPALYQQATINIPGLAQPSIPLQSRPTQLCAQTEPFQQTLIVCPPTTIQGLPSSNKTSSYPVRMENGVPVVQQNQSTQPLQIQPSMLTQGSCTPLMVATLHPHTAGVASQYPLPLALGCGAGRPALLEQTATVLQAWPAGTQQILIPSAWQQVPGMTIHNPSHQSVVTESPLETLLSESSTQQTASWKVSQSGQHNGVVQQNPHILGRLNPTHSLSRGTSAVTRSQNKRSRICCDTASSSALVSSQSFSAILTQPIIICDTPSPAVSVITIHSDTEDEDERKFYPASSGPSHRTNVISCLTVHDSDSSTASPLTPKPQDSHTGVQSSRLFKSLAVVAPFVKAQPVESSISAKIPSALGLPQNYYMKPKRAAVARHASSSGESVTDHQQEPSRSQPLNLSQTTVSSSQESSGGSSSLRRQHTYPPASSRYCLQEAPSFTSTPSLYPYPTPTSHMKHLLVQGSSPSIHVPPTSHYAASLIPKESIGGVVHGLPAHYQQHYPAHPYTSTPRGGGAYSSYQLSPRRVPQYPYI; translated from the exons ATGGCTTCACAGCTGCAGGTTTTCTCCCCTCCATCTGTGTCTTCCAGTGCCTTCTGCAGggtgaaaaaaatgaaagtgGAGAGCTGTGCTTGGGATGCTTCCAATGAAGCGTACAGTTCTGTGGGCCAGTACAGCTTCAACCCCGCAGCAGGTATCCCTTTCGGCTCCTCTGGCCTTGTCCTCCCCCCAGCGTCCCGGGGCCAGGTGGTGGTCCGTGCTGCAGATAGCACCGGGAGCCTCCCACGGGGGTCCAGCCGCAGAACTTCCCACAACATCCACCACTCGGAGTCTCACTCCTCCCGTGGGCACCGGTACGGCATGAAGAGGAAGCATGAGGAGGTGGAGAGCTCCGGGGGCGGAAGCGGCAGCGGCAGTGTTCAGATTCTGGAGGAGCTCTCTGCTCCTGCTTTCTCTGCGCGGACGGGAGGAGCGGGAACCACCGCCCAGTCCATCCCCCACTCAGCCCCCACCACCAAAAGCAGCAGCTCCAACGGGGAAGGGGACTACCAGCTGGTCCAGCACGAGATCCTCTGCTCCGTCTCCAACAGCTACGAAGTTCTTGAGTTTCTTGGCCGGGGCACATTTGGGCAGGTGGCTAAGTGCTGGAAAAGAGGAACAAGTGAGATCGTGGCCATCAAGATCCTGAAGAACCATCCGTCATATGCACGTCAGGGACAGATCGAG GTGAGCATATTGAACCGGCTGAGTGCAGAGAACGCTGACGAGTTCAACTTTGTCCGCTCCTACGAGTGTTTCCAGCACAAGGGCCACACATGTTTGGTGTTTGAAATGCTGGAGCAGAACCTTTACGATTTCCTGAAGCACAGTAAGTTCAGCCCACTGCCCCTGAGGCACATCCGCCCCATCCTGCAGCAGGTGGCCACGGCCCTGATGAAGCTGAAGAGCCTGGGTCTCATCCACGCTGATCTGAAGCCTGAGAACATCATGCTGGTGGACCCCATTCGACAGCCCTACAGGGTGAAGGTCATTGACTTCGGGTCAGCCAGTCACGTCTCCAAAGCCAGCTGCTCAACTTACCTCCAGTCTCGCTACTACAG AGCCCCTGAGATCATCCTTGGTCTGCCGTTTTGCGAAGCCATTGACATGTGGTCACTGGGTTGTGTGATTGCAGAGCTCTTTCTGGGCTGGCCATTATATCCAGGAGCTTCAGAATATGACCAG atTCGGTACATTTCTCAGACACAGGGATTGCCTCCTGAGTATCTCTTGAGTGCTGGCACGAAGACAAGCCGCTTCTTCAACAAAGGACCAGACTCCAGCTACCCGCTGTGGAGGTTAAAA ACCCCATCTGAGCATGAGGCAGAAATGGGCGTCAAGTCAAAAGAAGCCAGAAAATACATCTTCAATTGTTTGGATGACATGATGCAG GTCAATCTGCCGACTCACTTAGAAGGAACTGACATGTTGGCGGAGAAGGCGGACCGCCGGGAGCTGATTGACCTGCTCAAGAGGATGTTGCGGCTGGATGCTGATAAAAGAATTACGCCCACAAAGACCCTGGCACATCCGTTTGTGACCATGAGCCACCTGCTGAACTTCCCACACAGCTCACA TGTGAAGTCGTGCTTCCAGAACATGGACATCTGTAAGAGAAGGAACAGTAGCTTTGACAGTGGGAAATCCCTGTTTGCTGCTAACGCTGTTCCTGGAGCTGCAGGAAACCTGACTGTGACCTTCAGCAGCCAGCTGAACCAGCACAGCCAG GTTCCGTCTGCTGGTGGAGCTGTTCCTCTCCTCAACTACCAACCGGCACTTTACCAGCAGGCCACCATAAACATCCCAGGCCTGGCCCAACCCAGCATCCCCCTGCAGAGTCGCCCCACTCAGCTGTGTGCTCAGACCGAACCTTTCCAGCAAACCCTCATCGTCTGCCCCCCCACCACTATCCAAG GGCTTCCATCCTCTAATAAAACCTCTAGCTATCCTGTCCGGATGGAGAACGGTGTTCCTGTTGTCCAGCAGAACCAGTCCACCCAGCCTCTTCAGATTCAGCCCAGCATGCTGACGCAG GGCTCCTGCACGCCTCTGATGGTGGCCACGCTGCACCCCCACACAGCGGGAGTGGCATCCCAGTACCCGCTGCCCCTGGCACTGGGCTGTGGGGCAGGAAGGCCTGCCCTGCTGGAGCAGACAGCCACAGTGCTG CAGGCTTGGCCGGCGGGAACCCAGCAGATCCTCATACCATCTGCATGGCAGCAGGTGCCTGGCATGACCATCCACAACCCCAGCCACCAGTCCGTAGTGACCGAATCGCCTCTGGAGACCCTGCTGTCTGAGAGCTCCACGCAGCAGACGGCAAGCTGGAA GGTTTCTCAGAGCGGTCAGCACAATGGCGTTGTCCAGCAGAACCCACACATCCTTGGCCGCCTTAATCCCACTCATTCTCTCAGTCGAGGAACGTCTGCGGTCACACGGTCGCAGAACAAGAGGAGCAGGATCTGTTGTGACACTGCCAGCAG CAGTGCTCTGGTGAGCTCTCAGTCATTCAGTGCTATTCTCACTCAGCCCATCATTATCTGTGACACCCCGAGTCCTGCTGTCAGCGTCATCACCATACACAGTGACACTGAAGATGAGGACGAGAGGAAGTTCTACCCTGCTAG CTCTGGCCCCAGCCACAGGACTAATGTGATCAGCTGTCTGACGGTCCATGATTCGGACTCCTCCACCGCCAGTCCTCTGACTCCCAAGCCCCAGGACAGTCACACAGGGGTCCAGTCCTCACGACTCTTCAAATCCCTGGCAGTGGTGGCTCCATTTGTGAAAGCACAGCCTGTGGAAAGCTCAATATCAGCCAAAATCCCATCGGCTCTAG GTCTTCCACAGAATTACTACATGAAGCCCAAGAGAGCTGCTGTTGCAAGGCATGCGAGCAGCTCAGGAGAGAGTGTCACTGACCACCAACAGGAGCCCAGCAGATCTCAACCTCTCAACCTCAGTCAG ACCACTGTCTCCTCATCCCAAGAATCATCCGGTGGCTCGTCCTCCCTGCGTCGACAGCACACGTACCCTCCGGCCTCATCTCGTTACTGTCTCCAGGAGGCCCCGTCGTTCACCAGCACCCCCAGCCTGTACCCCTACCCCACCCCCACGTCCCACATGAAGCACCTACTCGTACAAGGCTCCTCCCCTTCCATACACGTCCCGCCCACGAGTCACTATGCAGCCAGTCTTATCCCAAAGGAATCCATTGGAGGTGTGGTCCACGGACTCCCCGCCCACTACCAGCAACATTACCCCGCCCATCCTTACACCAGCACCCCTAGAGGAGGCGGGGCTTACAGCAGCTATCAGCTGAGCCCGCGGAGGGTCCCTCAGTACCCCTACATATGA
- the hipk1b gene encoding homeodomain-interacting protein kinase 1 isoform X6 yields the protein MASQLQVFSPPSVSSSAFCRVKKMKVESCAWDASNEAYSSVGQYSFNPAAGIPFGSSGLVLPPASRGQVVVRAADSTGSLPRGSSRRTSHNIHHSESHSSRGHRYGMKRKHEEVESSGGGSGSGSVQILEELSAPAFSARTGGAGTTAQSIPHSAPTTKSSSSNGEGDYQLVQHEILCSVSNSYEVLEFLGRGTFGQVAKCWKRGTSEIVAIKILKNHPSYARQGQIEVSILNRLSAENADEFNFVRSYECFQHKGHTCLVFEMLEQNLYDFLKHSKFSPLPLRHIRPILQQVATALMKLKSLGLIHADLKPENIMLVDPIRQPYRVKVIDFGSASHVSKASCSTYLQSRYYRAPEIILGLPFCEAIDMWSLGCVIAELFLGWPLYPGASEYDQIRYISQTQGLPPEYLLSAGTKTSRFFNKGPDSSYPLWRLKTPSEHEAEMGVKSKEARKYIFNCLDDMMQVNLPTHLEGTDMLAEKADRRELIDLLKRMLRLDADKRITPTKTLAHPFVTMSHLLNFPHSSHVKSCFQNMDICKRRNSSFDSGKSLFAANAVPGAAGNLTVTFSSQLNQHSQVPSAGGAVPLLNYQPALYQQATINIPGLAQPSIPLQSRPTQLCAQTEPFQQTLIVCPPTTIQGLPSSNKTSSYPVRMENGVPVVQQNQSTQPLQIQPSMLTQAWPAGTQQILIPSAWQQVPGMTIHNPSHQSVVTESPLETLLSESSTQQTASWKVSQSGQHNGVVQQNPHILGRLNPTHSLSRGTSAVTRSQNKRSRICCDTASSSALVSSQSFSAILTQPIIICDTPSPAVSVITIHSDTEDEDERKFYPASSGPSHRTNVISCLTVHDSDSSTASPLTPKPQDSHTGVQSSRLFKSLAVVAPFVKAQPVESSISAKIPSALGLPQNYYMKPKRAAVARHASSSGESVTDHQQEPSRSQPLNLSQTTVSSSQESSGGSSSLRRQHTYPPASSRYCLQEAPSFTSTPSLYPYPTPTSHMKHLLVQGSSPSIHVPPTSHYAASLIPKESIGGVVHGLPAHYQQHYPAHPYTSTPRGGGAYSSYQLSPRRVPQYPYI from the exons ATGGCTTCACAGCTGCAGGTTTTCTCCCCTCCATCTGTGTCTTCCAGTGCCTTCTGCAGggtgaaaaaaatgaaagtgGAGAGCTGTGCTTGGGATGCTTCCAATGAAGCGTACAGTTCTGTGGGCCAGTACAGCTTCAACCCCGCAGCAGGTATCCCTTTCGGCTCCTCTGGCCTTGTCCTCCCCCCAGCGTCCCGGGGCCAGGTGGTGGTCCGTGCTGCAGATAGCACCGGGAGCCTCCCACGGGGGTCCAGCCGCAGAACTTCCCACAACATCCACCACTCGGAGTCTCACTCCTCCCGTGGGCACCGGTACGGCATGAAGAGGAAGCATGAGGAGGTGGAGAGCTCCGGGGGCGGAAGCGGCAGCGGCAGTGTTCAGATTCTGGAGGAGCTCTCTGCTCCTGCTTTCTCTGCGCGGACGGGAGGAGCGGGAACCACCGCCCAGTCCATCCCCCACTCAGCCCCCACCACCAAAAGCAGCAGCTCCAACGGGGAAGGGGACTACCAGCTGGTCCAGCACGAGATCCTCTGCTCCGTCTCCAACAGCTACGAAGTTCTTGAGTTTCTTGGCCGGGGCACATTTGGGCAGGTGGCTAAGTGCTGGAAAAGAGGAACAAGTGAGATCGTGGCCATCAAGATCCTGAAGAACCATCCGTCATATGCACGTCAGGGACAGATCGAG GTGAGCATATTGAACCGGCTGAGTGCAGAGAACGCTGACGAGTTCAACTTTGTCCGCTCCTACGAGTGTTTCCAGCACAAGGGCCACACATGTTTGGTGTTTGAAATGCTGGAGCAGAACCTTTACGATTTCCTGAAGCACAGTAAGTTCAGCCCACTGCCCCTGAGGCACATCCGCCCCATCCTGCAGCAGGTGGCCACGGCCCTGATGAAGCTGAAGAGCCTGGGTCTCATCCACGCTGATCTGAAGCCTGAGAACATCATGCTGGTGGACCCCATTCGACAGCCCTACAGGGTGAAGGTCATTGACTTCGGGTCAGCCAGTCACGTCTCCAAAGCCAGCTGCTCAACTTACCTCCAGTCTCGCTACTACAG AGCCCCTGAGATCATCCTTGGTCTGCCGTTTTGCGAAGCCATTGACATGTGGTCACTGGGTTGTGTGATTGCAGAGCTCTTTCTGGGCTGGCCATTATATCCAGGAGCTTCAGAATATGACCAG atTCGGTACATTTCTCAGACACAGGGATTGCCTCCTGAGTATCTCTTGAGTGCTGGCACGAAGACAAGCCGCTTCTTCAACAAAGGACCAGACTCCAGCTACCCGCTGTGGAGGTTAAAA ACCCCATCTGAGCATGAGGCAGAAATGGGCGTCAAGTCAAAAGAAGCCAGAAAATACATCTTCAATTGTTTGGATGACATGATGCAG GTCAATCTGCCGACTCACTTAGAAGGAACTGACATGTTGGCGGAGAAGGCGGACCGCCGGGAGCTGATTGACCTGCTCAAGAGGATGTTGCGGCTGGATGCTGATAAAAGAATTACGCCCACAAAGACCCTGGCACATCCGTTTGTGACCATGAGCCACCTGCTGAACTTCCCACACAGCTCACA TGTGAAGTCGTGCTTCCAGAACATGGACATCTGTAAGAGAAGGAACAGTAGCTTTGACAGTGGGAAATCCCTGTTTGCTGCTAACGCTGTTCCTGGAGCTGCAGGAAACCTGACTGTGACCTTCAGCAGCCAGCTGAACCAGCACAGCCAG GTTCCGTCTGCTGGTGGAGCTGTTCCTCTCCTCAACTACCAACCGGCACTTTACCAGCAGGCCACCATAAACATCCCAGGCCTGGCCCAACCCAGCATCCCCCTGCAGAGTCGCCCCACTCAGCTGTGTGCTCAGACCGAACCTTTCCAGCAAACCCTCATCGTCTGCCCCCCCACCACTATCCAAG GGCTTCCATCCTCTAATAAAACCTCTAGCTATCCTGTCCGGATGGAGAACGGTGTTCCTGTTGTCCAGCAGAACCAGTCCACCCAGCCTCTTCAGATTCAGCCCAGCATGCTGACGCAG GCTTGGCCGGCGGGAACCCAGCAGATCCTCATACCATCTGCATGGCAGCAGGTGCCTGGCATGACCATCCACAACCCCAGCCACCAGTCCGTAGTGACCGAATCGCCTCTGGAGACCCTGCTGTCTGAGAGCTCCACGCAGCAGACGGCAAGCTGGAA GGTTTCTCAGAGCGGTCAGCACAATGGCGTTGTCCAGCAGAACCCACACATCCTTGGCCGCCTTAATCCCACTCATTCTCTCAGTCGAGGAACGTCTGCGGTCACACGGTCGCAGAACAAGAGGAGCAGGATCTGTTGTGACACTGCCAGCAG CAGTGCTCTGGTGAGCTCTCAGTCATTCAGTGCTATTCTCACTCAGCCCATCATTATCTGTGACACCCCGAGTCCTGCTGTCAGCGTCATCACCATACACAGTGACACTGAAGATGAGGACGAGAGGAAGTTCTACCCTGCTAG CTCTGGCCCCAGCCACAGGACTAATGTGATCAGCTGTCTGACGGTCCATGATTCGGACTCCTCCACCGCCAGTCCTCTGACTCCCAAGCCCCAGGACAGTCACACAGGGGTCCAGTCCTCACGACTCTTCAAATCCCTGGCAGTGGTGGCTCCATTTGTGAAAGCACAGCCTGTGGAAAGCTCAATATCAGCCAAAATCCCATCGGCTCTAG GTCTTCCACAGAATTACTACATGAAGCCCAAGAGAGCTGCTGTTGCAAGGCATGCGAGCAGCTCAGGAGAGAGTGTCACTGACCACCAACAGGAGCCCAGCAGATCTCAACCTCTCAACCTCAGTCAG ACCACTGTCTCCTCATCCCAAGAATCATCCGGTGGCTCGTCCTCCCTGCGTCGACAGCACACGTACCCTCCGGCCTCATCTCGTTACTGTCTCCAGGAGGCCCCGTCGTTCACCAGCACCCCCAGCCTGTACCCCTACCCCACCCCCACGTCCCACATGAAGCACCTACTCGTACAAGGCTCCTCCCCTTCCATACACGTCCCGCCCACGAGTCACTATGCAGCCAGTCTTATCCCAAAGGAATCCATTGGAGGTGTGGTCCACGGACTCCCCGCCCACTACCAGCAACATTACCCCGCCCATCCTTACACCAGCACCCCTAGAGGAGGCGGGGCTTACAGCAGCTATCAGCTGAGCCCGCGGAGGGTCCCTCAGTACCCCTACATATGA
- the hipk1b gene encoding homeodomain-interacting protein kinase 1 isoform X5, producing the protein MASQLQVFSPPSVSSSAFCRVKKMKVESCAWDASNEAYSSVGQYSFNPAAGIPFGSSGLVLPPASRGQVVVRAADSTGSLPRGSSRRTSHNIHHSESHSSRGHRYGMKRKHEEVESSGGGSGSGSVQILEELSAPAFSARTGGAGTTAQSIPHSAPTTKSSSSNGEGDYQLVQHEILCSVSNSYEVLEFLGRGTFGQVAKCWKRGTSEIVAIKILKNHPSYARQGQIEVSILNRLSAENADEFNFVRSYECFQHKGHTCLVFEMLEQNLYDFLKHSKFSPLPLRHIRPILQQVATALMKLKSLGLIHADLKPENIMLVDPIRQPYRVKVIDFGSASHVSKASCSTYLQSRYYRAPEIILGLPFCEAIDMWSLGCVIAELFLGWPLYPGASEYDQIRYISQTQGLPPEYLLSAGTKTSRFFNKGPDSSYPLWRLKTPSEHEAEMGVKSKEARKYIFNCLDDMMQVNLPTHLEGTDMLAEKADRRELIDLLKRMLRLDADKRITPTKTLAHPFVTMSHLLNFPHSSHVKSCFQNMDICKRRNSSFDSGKSLFAANAVPGAAGNLTVTFSSQLNQHSQVPSAGGAVPLLNYQPALYQQATINIPGLAQPSIPLQSRPTQLCAQTEPFQQTLIVCPPTTIQGLPSSNKTSSYPVRMENGVPVVQQNQSTQPLQIQPSMLTQQAWPAGTQQILIPSAWQQVPGMTIHNPSHQSVVTESPLETLLSESSTQQTASWKVSQSGQHNGVVQQNPHILGRLNPTHSLSRGTSAVTRSQNKRSRICCDTASSSALVSSQSFSAILTQPIIICDTPSPAVSVITIHSDTEDEDERKFYPASSGPSHRTNVISCLTVHDSDSSTASPLTPKPQDSHTGVQSSRLFKSLAVVAPFVKAQPVESSISAKIPSALGLPQNYYMKPKRAAVARHASSSGESVTDHQQEPSRSQPLNLSQTTVSSSQESSGGSSSLRRQHTYPPASSRYCLQEAPSFTSTPSLYPYPTPTSHMKHLLVQGSSPSIHVPPTSHYAASLIPKESIGGVVHGLPAHYQQHYPAHPYTSTPRGGGAYSSYQLSPRRVPQYPYI; encoded by the exons ATGGCTTCACAGCTGCAGGTTTTCTCCCCTCCATCTGTGTCTTCCAGTGCCTTCTGCAGggtgaaaaaaatgaaagtgGAGAGCTGTGCTTGGGATGCTTCCAATGAAGCGTACAGTTCTGTGGGCCAGTACAGCTTCAACCCCGCAGCAGGTATCCCTTTCGGCTCCTCTGGCCTTGTCCTCCCCCCAGCGTCCCGGGGCCAGGTGGTGGTCCGTGCTGCAGATAGCACCGGGAGCCTCCCACGGGGGTCCAGCCGCAGAACTTCCCACAACATCCACCACTCGGAGTCTCACTCCTCCCGTGGGCACCGGTACGGCATGAAGAGGAAGCATGAGGAGGTGGAGAGCTCCGGGGGCGGAAGCGGCAGCGGCAGTGTTCAGATTCTGGAGGAGCTCTCTGCTCCTGCTTTCTCTGCGCGGACGGGAGGAGCGGGAACCACCGCCCAGTCCATCCCCCACTCAGCCCCCACCACCAAAAGCAGCAGCTCCAACGGGGAAGGGGACTACCAGCTGGTCCAGCACGAGATCCTCTGCTCCGTCTCCAACAGCTACGAAGTTCTTGAGTTTCTTGGCCGGGGCACATTTGGGCAGGTGGCTAAGTGCTGGAAAAGAGGAACAAGTGAGATCGTGGCCATCAAGATCCTGAAGAACCATCCGTCATATGCACGTCAGGGACAGATCGAG GTGAGCATATTGAACCGGCTGAGTGCAGAGAACGCTGACGAGTTCAACTTTGTCCGCTCCTACGAGTGTTTCCAGCACAAGGGCCACACATGTTTGGTGTTTGAAATGCTGGAGCAGAACCTTTACGATTTCCTGAAGCACAGTAAGTTCAGCCCACTGCCCCTGAGGCACATCCGCCCCATCCTGCAGCAGGTGGCCACGGCCCTGATGAAGCTGAAGAGCCTGGGTCTCATCCACGCTGATCTGAAGCCTGAGAACATCATGCTGGTGGACCCCATTCGACAGCCCTACAGGGTGAAGGTCATTGACTTCGGGTCAGCCAGTCACGTCTCCAAAGCCAGCTGCTCAACTTACCTCCAGTCTCGCTACTACAG AGCCCCTGAGATCATCCTTGGTCTGCCGTTTTGCGAAGCCATTGACATGTGGTCACTGGGTTGTGTGATTGCAGAGCTCTTTCTGGGCTGGCCATTATATCCAGGAGCTTCAGAATATGACCAG atTCGGTACATTTCTCAGACACAGGGATTGCCTCCTGAGTATCTCTTGAGTGCTGGCACGAAGACAAGCCGCTTCTTCAACAAAGGACCAGACTCCAGCTACCCGCTGTGGAGGTTAAAA ACCCCATCTGAGCATGAGGCAGAAATGGGCGTCAAGTCAAAAGAAGCCAGAAAATACATCTTCAATTGTTTGGATGACATGATGCAG GTCAATCTGCCGACTCACTTAGAAGGAACTGACATGTTGGCGGAGAAGGCGGACCGCCGGGAGCTGATTGACCTGCTCAAGAGGATGTTGCGGCTGGATGCTGATAAAAGAATTACGCCCACAAAGACCCTGGCACATCCGTTTGTGACCATGAGCCACCTGCTGAACTTCCCACACAGCTCACA TGTGAAGTCGTGCTTCCAGAACATGGACATCTGTAAGAGAAGGAACAGTAGCTTTGACAGTGGGAAATCCCTGTTTGCTGCTAACGCTGTTCCTGGAGCTGCAGGAAACCTGACTGTGACCTTCAGCAGCCAGCTGAACCAGCACAGCCAG GTTCCGTCTGCTGGTGGAGCTGTTCCTCTCCTCAACTACCAACCGGCACTTTACCAGCAGGCCACCATAAACATCCCAGGCCTGGCCCAACCCAGCATCCCCCTGCAGAGTCGCCCCACTCAGCTGTGTGCTCAGACCGAACCTTTCCAGCAAACCCTCATCGTCTGCCCCCCCACCACTATCCAAG GGCTTCCATCCTCTAATAAAACCTCTAGCTATCCTGTCCGGATGGAGAACGGTGTTCCTGTTGTCCAGCAGAACCAGTCCACCCAGCCTCTTCAGATTCAGCCCAGCATGCTGACGCAG CAGGCTTGGCCGGCGGGAACCCAGCAGATCCTCATACCATCTGCATGGCAGCAGGTGCCTGGCATGACCATCCACAACCCCAGCCACCAGTCCGTAGTGACCGAATCGCCTCTGGAGACCCTGCTGTCTGAGAGCTCCACGCAGCAGACGGCAAGCTGGAA GGTTTCTCAGAGCGGTCAGCACAATGGCGTTGTCCAGCAGAACCCACACATCCTTGGCCGCCTTAATCCCACTCATTCTCTCAGTCGAGGAACGTCTGCGGTCACACGGTCGCAGAACAAGAGGAGCAGGATCTGTTGTGACACTGCCAGCAG CAGTGCTCTGGTGAGCTCTCAGTCATTCAGTGCTATTCTCACTCAGCCCATCATTATCTGTGACACCCCGAGTCCTGCTGTCAGCGTCATCACCATACACAGTGACACTGAAGATGAGGACGAGAGGAAGTTCTACCCTGCTAG CTCTGGCCCCAGCCACAGGACTAATGTGATCAGCTGTCTGACGGTCCATGATTCGGACTCCTCCACCGCCAGTCCTCTGACTCCCAAGCCCCAGGACAGTCACACAGGGGTCCAGTCCTCACGACTCTTCAAATCCCTGGCAGTGGTGGCTCCATTTGTGAAAGCACAGCCTGTGGAAAGCTCAATATCAGCCAAAATCCCATCGGCTCTAG GTCTTCCACAGAATTACTACATGAAGCCCAAGAGAGCTGCTGTTGCAAGGCATGCGAGCAGCTCAGGAGAGAGTGTCACTGACCACCAACAGGAGCCCAGCAGATCTCAACCTCTCAACCTCAGTCAG ACCACTGTCTCCTCATCCCAAGAATCATCCGGTGGCTCGTCCTCCCTGCGTCGACAGCACACGTACCCTCCGGCCTCATCTCGTTACTGTCTCCAGGAGGCCCCGTCGTTCACCAGCACCCCCAGCCTGTACCCCTACCCCACCCCCACGTCCCACATGAAGCACCTACTCGTACAAGGCTCCTCCCCTTCCATACACGTCCCGCCCACGAGTCACTATGCAGCCAGTCTTATCCCAAAGGAATCCATTGGAGGTGTGGTCCACGGACTCCCCGCCCACTACCAGCAACATTACCCCGCCCATCCTTACACCAGCACCCCTAGAGGAGGCGGGGCTTACAGCAGCTATCAGCTGAGCCCGCGGAGGGTCCCTCAGTACCCCTACATATGA